A single window of Vibrio alfacsensis DNA harbors:
- a CDS encoding flagellar motor protein MotB, with amino-acid sequence MDEDNKCKCPPPGSPAWMGTFADLMSLLMCFFVLLLSFSEMDVLKFKQIAGSMKFAFGVQNQLEVKDIPKGTSIIAQEFRPGRPEPTPIDVIMQQTMDVTQQTLEFHEGESDRAGGTKRDQGKLTGGQSPETSTQNNQSAETDMQQQQSESTSQEMETLMESIKKALEREIEQGAIDVENLGQQIVIRMREKGAFPEGSAFLQPKFRPLVRQIAELVKDVPGIVRISGHTDNQKIDSELYRSNWDLSSQRAVSVAQEMEKVRGFSHQRLRVRGMADTEPLVPNDSDANRALNRRVEISIMQGEPLYSEEVPVIQ; translated from the coding sequence ATGGATGAAGATAATAAATGTAAATGTCCCCCGCCTGGCTCTCCGGCATGGATGGGGACGTTTGCTGACTTGATGTCTCTTTTGATGTGTTTCTTCGTGTTGCTACTTTCATTCTCAGAGATGGATGTACTGAAGTTCAAACAGATCGCAGGTTCGATGAAGTTTGCGTTTGGTGTGCAAAATCAACTGGAAGTGAAAGACATTCCCAAGGGAACCAGCATCATTGCTCAAGAGTTTCGTCCGGGCCGTCCGGAGCCAACTCCGATTGATGTCATCATGCAACAGACGATGGACGTAACGCAGCAAACCCTCGAGTTCCATGAGGGAGAATCCGATCGCGCGGGTGGTACAAAGCGTGATCAAGGTAAGCTGACTGGGGGACAATCGCCAGAAACGTCAACACAGAATAATCAATCAGCAGAAACAGACATGCAACAGCAGCAGTCTGAATCCACCTCGCAAGAGATGGAAACCTTGATGGAAAGCATCAAGAAAGCGTTAGAGCGTGAAATCGAGCAAGGGGCGATCGACGTTGAAAACCTTGGTCAGCAGATCGTTATTCGGATGCGAGAAAAAGGAGCATTTCCTGAAGGTTCTGCATTTTTACAACCTAAGTTCCGTCCTTTAGTGCGTCAAATCGCGGAATTGGTGAAAGACGTGCCGGGCATAGTGCGTATTTCGGGTCACACGGATAACCAGAAGATTGACTCGGAGTTGTATCGTTCAAACTGGGACTTATCTTCCCAACGTGCGGTGTCTGTTGCGCAAGAGATGGAGAAAGTCAGAGGTTTCTCCCATCAACGTTTGCGTGTTCGTGGCATGGCGGATACTGAACCACTGGTCCCGAATGATTCTGATGCCAACCG
- the pomA gene encoding flagellar motor protein PomA has translation MDLATLIGLIGGFAFVIMAMVLGGSIGMFVDVTSILIVVGGSAFVVLMKFTVGQFFGATKIAGKAFMFKADDPEDLIAKIVEMADAARKGGFLALEEMEINNSFMQKGIDLLVDGHDADVVRAALQKDIALTDERHTQGTGVFRAFGDVAPAMGMIGTLVGLVAMLSNMDDPKSIGPAMAVALLTTLYGAVLSNMLFFPIADKLSLRRDQETLNRRLIMDGVLAIQDGQNPRVIDNYLKNYLNEGKRALEIDD, from the coding sequence GTGGATTTAGCAACCTTAATAGGTCTGATTGGTGGTTTTGCGTTTGTCATCATGGCGATGGTACTTGGTGGTAGCATCGGTATGTTTGTCGATGTGACCTCAATCCTTATTGTTGTTGGCGGCTCTGCATTTGTGGTGTTGATGAAATTCACCGTAGGGCAATTCTTTGGAGCGACAAAAATTGCTGGCAAGGCGTTTATGTTCAAAGCCGACGATCCAGAAGACTTGATTGCTAAGATCGTTGAGATGGCAGATGCGGCCCGTAAAGGCGGATTCCTTGCGCTGGAAGAGATGGAAATCAACAACAGCTTTATGCAAAAGGGCATTGATCTATTGGTCGACGGTCATGACGCTGATGTTGTTCGTGCCGCTTTGCAAAAAGACATTGCATTGACGGACGAGCGTCATACACAAGGGACGGGGGTATTTCGGGCATTTGGTGACGTTGCTCCTGCGATGGGGATGATTGGTACGCTGGTCGGCTTGGTGGCGATGCTTTCAAACATGGACGATCCAAAATCGATCGGGCCTGCAATGGCCGTTGCACTTTTGACGACGCTATACGGTGCGGTACTCTCTAATATGCTGTTTTTCCCGATAGCGGACAAACTGTCACTTCGTCGAGATCAAGAAACGTTAAATCGTCGTCTTATTATGGATGGCGTGTTGGCGATACAAGATGGCCAGAATCCAAGAGTTATCGATAACTACTTAAAGAATTACCTCAATGAGGGTAAACGTGCTCTTGAAATTGATGATTAG
- the xseB gene encoding exodeoxyribonuclease VII small subunit, with amino-acid sequence MAVKKPENMTFEATIEELDSLVEQLESGDLALDDALRKFERGIALARAGQTKLSDAEQRVSILLSEDDEAPLSDFTPESD; translated from the coding sequence ATGGCGGTCAAAAAACCAGAAAACATGACCTTTGAAGCAACCATTGAAGAGCTAGACAGCTTGGTTGAACAACTAGAAAGTGGCGATCTTGCCTTAGACGATGCTCTACGCAAATTTGAACGTGGTATTGCATTGGCTCGTGCAGGCCAAACGAAGCTGAGCGATGCAGAACAGCGCGTCAGCATTCTTCTTAGTGAAGATGACGAAGCACCACTGAGTGACTTCACCCCTGAGTCGGATTAA
- the ispA gene encoding (2E,6E)-farnesyl diphosphate synthase, giving the protein MQETLTSYQQRNNQQLNLWLEHLPHQQQPLIQAMKYGLLLGGKRVRPFLVYITGQMLGCKPEDLDTSASAIECIHAYSLIHDDLPAMDDDELRRGQPTCHIKFDEATAILTGDALQTLAFTILAEGNLNPNAEQYRIKMVQVLAQASGARGMCLGQALDLGAENRQVSLAELEEIHRNKTGALINCAVKLGALSAGEKGLEVLPHLERYSNAIGLAFQVQDDILDIISDTETLGKPQGSDQELNKSTYPSLLGLEGAMEKAHTLLQEALQALEAIPYNTQLLEEFARYVIERKN; this is encoded by the coding sequence ATGCAAGAGACATTGACGTCTTATCAACAACGAAATAATCAACAACTGAATCTATGGCTAGAGCACTTGCCTCACCAACAACAGCCACTGATCCAAGCAATGAAATACGGCCTTTTACTTGGTGGTAAACGCGTTCGTCCATTTCTTGTGTACATTACAGGCCAAATGCTTGGCTGCAAGCCAGAGGATCTGGATACCTCTGCCTCTGCGATCGAGTGCATTCATGCCTACTCTCTCATTCATGATGATCTGCCTGCTATGGATGATGATGAGTTACGCCGCGGTCAGCCTACATGCCACATCAAATTTGATGAAGCGACGGCAATACTAACCGGTGATGCGTTGCAAACTCTTGCTTTTACGATCCTAGCTGAGGGTAATCTGAACCCAAATGCCGAGCAATACCGTATAAAGATGGTGCAAGTCCTTGCTCAAGCATCAGGTGCTCGCGGGATGTGTTTAGGCCAAGCGCTTGACCTAGGTGCCGAAAACCGTCAGGTCTCTCTCGCAGAATTGGAAGAAATTCATCGCAACAAAACCGGAGCTCTGATTAACTGTGCTGTGAAACTCGGTGCGTTGTCAGCTGGCGAGAAAGGATTGGAAGTGTTACCACACCTTGAACGCTATTCAAATGCAATCGGTTTGGCGTTTCAGGTTCAAGACGATATTCTTGACATCATCAGTGATACTGAAACGCTGGGAAAACCTCAAGGTTCAGACCAAGAGCTGAATAAGAGCACTTACCCATCTTTATTAGGATTAGAGGGAGCAATGGAGAAAGCTCACACTCTTTTACAGGAAGCACTTCAAGCATTAGAAGCGATTCCATACAATACTCAGTTACTAGAAGAGTTCGCCCGATATGTCATCGAGCGCAAGAACTAA